One Thermomicrobiales bacterium genomic region harbors:
- a CDS encoding metallophosphoesterase family protein, protein MTMRLIDRLGTIGRAEEARIPSPFVHSEGNRTVRIGIFTDIHANFPALEAVLGAFAAEQCDIVVHTGDAVGYGPHPGEVVERLLGLENAILLMGNHDEYAVQGPAHAHMAGMDPVERAHQAWVRSHLTERQIAAMAEWPYLYQVQTSGVHLVACHYARLTDGSDFAPILRNAPPAAFDALFAPPEPAIVFYGHDHPAADIQGRSRFIDPGSAGVGSFPVARYAVVDLRDDSAPGVRCGSVRYDGDRVLRDLEARQMPGRSYVIATLRDNA, encoded by the coding sequence ATGACAATGCGTCTGATCGACCGGCTCGGCACAATCGGGCGCGCGGAGGAAGCCCGGATACCATCGCCGTTTGTGCACTCAGAGGGGAACCGCACCGTGCGGATTGGGATCTTTACTGACATCCACGCCAACTTCCCGGCGCTGGAGGCCGTGCTCGGAGCCTTCGCGGCCGAGCAATGTGACATCGTCGTGCACACCGGCGATGCCGTGGGGTATGGACCGCATCCGGGTGAGGTGGTCGAGCGCCTGTTGGGACTGGAGAACGCCATCCTGCTCATGGGGAATCACGACGAATATGCGGTGCAGGGTCCGGCGCATGCGCATATGGCGGGGATGGACCCGGTCGAGCGGGCGCATCAGGCATGGGTGCGATCGCACCTGACCGAAAGGCAGATTGCGGCGATGGCCGAATGGCCCTACCTCTACCAAGTTCAGACCAGCGGCGTGCATCTCGTTGCCTGCCACTATGCCCGGCTCACGGACGGAAGCGACTTTGCCCCGATCCTGAGAAATGCGCCGCCAGCCGCCTTCGATGCGCTCTTCGCGCCCCCCGAACCGGCCATCGTCTTCTATGGGCACGATCATCCAGCGGCCGATATTCAGGGACGCAGTCGATTCATCGACCCGGGATCGGCCGGTGTGGGGAGCTTCCCGGTGGCGCGCTATGCGGTCGTCGATCTCAGGGACGACAGCGCTCCCGGGGTGCGATGCGGATCAGTGAGGTATGACGGCGATCGGGTGCTGCGCGATCTGGAGGCACGACAGATGCCGGGTCGGTCGTAC